A single Anopheles maculipalpis chromosome 3RL, idAnoMacuDA_375_x, whole genome shotgun sequence DNA region contains:
- the LOC126560696 gene encoding serine/threonine-protein kinase PLK4: protein MLGKLGEKIEDYAVYEVLGKGGFGCVYRARCLLTGSFVAIKMINKQRMHSSGMANRVRQEVAIHSKLKHPSILELYTFFEDFEHVFLVLELAENGELQQFLRERNKPFSEYEAALILRRVVDGLLYLHTQKILHRDISLSNLLITKDMNIKIADFGLATELMQPDEKHHTLCGTPNYISPEVASRASHGLPADVWGLGCMLYTLLVGKPPFDTDGVKSTLARVVLSNYSLPAHLSPDVSDLIERLLKKNPTERIKLEEVLNHPFLSRYDLGSKVHAFNSLNQKFSSNVDSGMGTISSNFESKADLSQVHSSGATINNSRCNHRSNEHLYYEQQYAASDYRYREKQQLHEMGSIESYKFPAEPHISFLQKFNSMELVEKYNINPKHIAGREGSAFLLSSSKYSQDAVENATGAPITNKQSFFDSHVFTTPKSKAPETNRYILQTTTAGNIKQMQQDSLSRNKNSDTPVVLKYHSQTNIRLPARFDTSRLLPTRNRTKYVILSIVAEGGEVVLEFLKPRGRNQEDRVIDVCRISGDGLRFMLYQPDGNRGAAIKNEPPDLPSRGVDHIYNYEDIPEKHWKKYMYAARFVNMVKAKTPKITLYSDKAKCQLMETMRDYEVMFYDDVKIIQSSTNDEIKMIDANGKVFRGLESISTIDITKLDHFRETHEHCLRIEKLLSTVSHSGKTFPVIIGRRPTGSDSNTPAKKDMSKYRFYSLNVRTT from the exons ATGCTAGGAAAGCTGGGAGAAAAGATTGAG GATTATGCCGTATATGAAGTTCTGGGAAAGGGAGGTTTTGGTTGCGTATATAGAGCGAGATGTCTTTTGACTGGATCTTTTGTTGCGATCAAAATG atcAACAAACAGCGAATGCACTCTTCGGGAATGGCTAATCGCGTTCGACAGGAGGTAGCGATACATTCCAAACTAAAGCATCCTTCTATTTTGGAGTTGTATACATTCTTCGAAGACTTTGAGCACGTCTTTTTGGTACTCGAATTAGCAGAGAACGGTGAATTGCAACAGTTTCTTCGTGAACGAAATAAGCCCTTTAGTGAATATGAAGCAGCATTAATCTTGAGGCGAGTAGTGGATGGATTGCTGTACCTGCATACGCAAAAAATACTCCATCGTGATATTTCGCTGTCAAATTTATTGATCACGAAAGACATGAACATAAAAATTGCTGACTTTGGACTTGCAACGGAATTGATGCAGCCAGATGAAAAACATCATACCCTCTGCGGCACACCGAACTACATATCACCAGAAGTGGCCTCACGTGCATCACACGGCTTACCGGCGGACGTATGGGGTTTGGGATGTATGCTGTACACTCTCCTGGTTGGAAAGCCTCCATTCGACACCGATGGAGTGAAATCCACGTTGGCGAGGGTAGTACTGTCCAACTATAGTTTACCAGCGCACCTTTCACCAGACGTGAGCGATCTTATTGAACGACTGCTCAAGAAAAATCCAACTGAGCGAATCAAGCTAGAGGAAGTGCTTAATCATCCCTTTCTGTCCCGATACGATTTGGGTTCGAAAGTACATgctttcaacagtttgaatcAAAAATTTTCATCCAATGTAGACAGTGGTATGGGCACAATTTCAAGCAACTTTGAAAGTAAAGCTGATTTATCTCAAGTACACTCCTCCGGCGCCACCATAAACAATAGCAGGTGCAATCATCGTTCGAATGAACATCTGTACTACGAACAACAGTACGCAGCATCAGACTATAGATAtcgagaaaaacaacaactgcaCGAAATGGGAAGCATTGAATCGTATAAATTTCCTGCAGAACCTCacatttcctttttgcaaAAGTTTAACAGTATGGAGTTGGTGGAAAAGTACAACATTAACCCTAAACACATAGCCGGGCGGGAAGGAAGTGCTTTTTTGCTAAGCTCGTCCAAATATTCACAGGATGCAGTGGAGAACGCAACAGGTGCACCAATAACAAATAAGCAAAGTTTTTTCGATAGTCACGTATTCACCACTCCGAAATCGAAAGCTCCTGAAACAAAC CGCTAtatattacaaacaacaacagctggtAACATAAAGCAAATGCAACAAGATAGTTTGAGCAGGAACAAAAACAGTGATACTCCCGTGGTCCTAAAATATCAttcgcaaacaaacattcgatTGCCAGCACGTTTCGATACTTCGCGATTGTTACCTACACGTAATCGGACAAAGTACGTCATTTTATCGATTGTCGCTGAGGGTGGAGAGGTCGTGCTAGAGTTTCTTAAACCTAGAGGACGAAATCAAGAGGATCGCGTGATAGATGTGTGTCGCATATCAGGCGACGGACTAAGATTTATGTTGTACCAGCCGGATGGTAATCGTGGAGCGGCCATTAAAAACGAACCGCCAGATTTACCATCCAGAGGAGTGGATCATATTTACAACTATGAAGACATCCCCGAAAAgcattggaaaaaatatatgtatgcTGCACGATTCGTGAACATGGtcaaagcaaaaacaccaaaaattaCTCTCTATAGTGACAAAGCCAAGTGTCAACTGATGGAGACCATGCGAGACTATGAAGTTATGTTTTATGATG AcgtaaaaattatacaaagttCAACAAACGATGAAATCAAAATGATCGACGCCAATGGCAAGGTGTTTCGTGGCTTGGAATCCATATCGACGATAGACATTACAAAACTCGACCATTTCCGAGAAACGCATGAACATTGTCTGAGGATCGAGAAACTGCTCTCAACTGTGTCGCACAGTGGGAAAACATTCCCCGTCATTATTGGAAGACGTCCAACCGGCTCTGATAGCAATACACCAGCAAAGAAAGATATGTCCAAGTATCGATTTTATTCACTTAATGTACGAACTACATGA
- the LOC126562952 gene encoding sperm-associated antigen 7 homolog produces MDLLDSILGSMDKPPTKDKNKSQIYEKQKQQYETQKNKQREELNRFRSYVEERLGRFMKDDNRHYMEFQSLDQVHRSIVHDIAETAGLFGLSFGMEGERYIVVYKKEHLPCEDEVNARKNGEAWNEETAQQYAERAKQLRLKLLADKDADAKVVDIKPSSNYNKKYLQIFGNDAATESARKTKLNRTYGYVPSENKKDVRSIEQTMADISAKKRFKAQHHHPEPPVL; encoded by the exons ATGGATCTCTTGGATTCTATATTAGGTTCAATGGATAAACCACCcacaaaagacaaaaataaatcgcAGATTTACGAAA AACAAAAGCAGCAGTATgaaacccaaaaaaataaacagcgGGAAGAACTGAatcgctttcgatcgtacgTGGAAGAGCGGTTAGGACGTTTTATGAAAGATGATAATCGACATTACATGGAATTTCAGTCGCTGGACCAAGTACATCGATCCATCGT TCACGATATTGCAGAGACGGCCGGACTTTTTGGATTGAGTTTTGGGATGGAAGGAGAACGTTACATAGTGGTGTACAAGAAAGAACATCTACCGTGCGAGGATGAGGTGAACGCTCGAAAGAATGGCGAAGCATGGAACGAAGAAACCGCACAGCAATATGCAGAGCGTGCCAAACAGTTGCGTTTAAAATTACTCGCAGATAAGGATGCGGATGCGAAAGTGGTTGATATCAAACCAAGCTCAAATTATAACAAAAAGTATTTGCAAATTTTTGGAAACGATGCGGCAACGGAATCTGCGCGTAAAACGAAACTCAACAGGACATACGGATAtg TCCccagcgaaaacaaaaaagatgtaCGCTCGATTGAGCAAACGATGGCAGACATTTCAGCAAAGAAACGGTTCAAagcccaacatcatcatccggaGCCACCTGTGCTATAA